Below is a window of Paraburkholderia kururiensis DNA.
GCAGGATAAGGACGGTACTTTTTGCTGTCGCCGGCACGCCCTTCCGGGGCCGGTTCCTGCGTCGTAACCTGCTGTCGCGGCACCATTTTTTGCGCGCGGCGACCCACTGAATCTCTTCCGGTGACCGCATGTCCCTGACCCTTAACGATGTGAAGCGTATTGCGCACCTGGCGCGGCTCGAATTGCCCGACGCCGACGCCGAACACACGCTTGCCCAGCTCAACGAATTCTTCGGCCTCGTCGAGCAGATGCAGGCCGTGGACACCACGGGTATTGCGCCGCTCGCGCACCCGATCGAGCAGATCGAAGACGTCGCGCTGCGTCTGCGCGACGACGCCGTGACCGAGACCGTGCAGCGCGACGAGTACCAGCGCGTGGCCCCGGCGGTGCAGGACGGGCTCTACCTCGTGCCGAAGGTGATCGAGTAACGGCGGCAGGCGGCACAGCGGCCTTGCGCCGCAGGCGCCGCGGCGCATGTGGCGACCTTGTGATCGCGTTTCGCCCGATCCGTCGCCCCGCCTCTTTGGCCTTTTTGCATTCGGGACGCAACCTGCCGGCGGGCAGGCCAGCCCCACCGGCAGCGCTTTAGCGCACTGCCGCGCTCTCCAGGAACCACGCAATGCATGAAAAAAGCTTGACCGAACTGCGCGCCGCGCTCGCTGCGAAGGAATGCTCCGCAGTGGAGCTGGCGCAGCTGTATCTGAAGCGAATCGAAGCGCAGCAGGGCCTGAACGCCTTCGTGCAGGTCGATCCGGACCTCACGCTCGCGCAGGCGAAAGCCGCCGACGTCCGTCTCGCGACTGGCGACGCCGGTCCGCTCACGGGTGTGCCGGTTGCCCACAAGGACGTGTTCGTGACGCGCGGCTGGCGCTCCACGGCGGGCTCGAAGATGCTCGCGAACTACGTGAGCCCGTTCGACGCCACGGTCGTGGCGCGGCTGGAACGTGCGGGCATGGTCTGCGTCGGCAAGACCAACATGGACGAGTTCGCAATGGGCTCGTCGAACGAAAACTCCGCGTTCGGCGCCGTGCACAACCCGTGGGACGTGAAGGCCGTGCCGGGCGGCTCGTCGGGCGGCTCGGCAGCGGCTGTGGCCGCGCGTCTCGCGCCTGCTGCCACCGCGACGGACACGGGCGGCTCCATCCGTCAGCCCGCGTCGTTCTCGGGCGTCACAGGCATCAAGCCGACGTATGGCCGCGTGTCGCGCTACGGCATGATCGCGTTCGCCTCGTCGCTGGACCAGGCTGGCCCGATGGCGCGCAGCGCCGCCGATTGCGCCACGCTGCTCAATGCGATGGCCGGCTTCGACGAGCGCGATTCGACGAGCCTCGTGCGCGACGACGAAGACTACACGCGCTACCTCGGCAAGGCGTGGTCCGCCGACGCCGCCGACAACGCCGCCGCGAACAAGCCGCTCGCCGGCCTGCGCATCGGTCTGCCGAAGGAGTACTTCGGCGCGGGTCTTGCCGAAGACGTGCGCGCCTCCGTGGACGCCGCGCTGCGCCAGTACGAGGCACTCGGCGCCACGCTCGTGGAAGTGTCGCTGCCCAAGACCGAGCTTTCGATCCCCGTCTACTACGTGATCGCGCCGGCCGAGGCTTCGTCGAACCTGTCGCGCTTCGACGGCGTGCGTTACGGCCACCGCGCGGCCGAATATCGCGATCTTCTCGACATGTACAAGAAGTCGCGCGCCGAGGGCTTCGGTCCCGAAGTGAAGCGCCGCATCCTTGTGGGCACCTACGTGCTCTCGCACGGCTACTACGACGCCTACTACCTCCAGGCGCAGAAAATCCGCCGCATCATCGCGCAGGACTTCCAGGAAGCCTTCCGCCAGTGCGACGTCATCATGGGGCCGGTGGCGCCTTCGGTGGCGTGGGATATCGGCGCGAAGGGCGACGATCCCGTGCAGATGTACCTCGCGGACATCTACACGCTGTCGGTGAGCCTCGCGGGTCTGCCCGGCATGAGCGTGCCCTGCGGCTTCGGCGCGGGCGCGAACGGTCAGCGGCCAGTGGGCTTGCAGATCATCGGCAACTATTTCAACGAAGCCCGGATGCTGCAGGTCGCGGACGCGTTCCAGCGCGTGACCGACTGGCATCGCAAGGCACCGGGAGGAATCTGACATGCAGTGGGAAGTGGTGATCGGCCTCGAGACGCACGCGCAGCTCTCGACCGCCTCGAAGATTTTCTCCGGCGCATCCACGCAGTTCGGCGCGGCGCCGAATACGCAGGCATGCCCCGTGGACCTCGCCTTGCCCGGCGTGCTGCCGGTGATGAACCGCGGCGCCGTGGAACGCGCCATCCGCTTCGGTCTTGCGATCGGCGCGACGGTGGCCCCGCGCAGCATCTTCGCGCGCAAGAACTATTTCTACCCTGATCTTCCGAAGGGCTATCAGATCAGTCAGTACGAGATTCCCGTCGTGCAGGGCGGCACCGTCACGATCCAGGTGCCCGCTAACGAAAAGACCGGCGCGGCCGCTTACGAGAAGACCATCAACCTCACGCGCGCCCACCTCGAAGAGGACGCCGGCAAGTCGCTGCACGAAGACTTCGCGGGCATGACGGGCATTGACCTGAACCGCGCCGGCACGCCGCTGCTCGAAATCGTCACCGAGCCGGAAATGCGCAGTGCCGCCGAAGCCGTCGCCTACGCGAAGGCGTTGCACGCGCTCGTGATGTGGCTCGGCATCTGCGACGGCAACATGCAGGAAGGGTCGTTCCGTTGCGACGCGAACGTGTCCGTGCGGCCGGTGGGCCAGAAGGAATTCGGCACGCGCGCCGAGATCAAGAACCTCAACTCGTTCCGCTTCCTCGAAGACGCCATCAACTACGAAGTGCGCCGCCAGATCGAGCTGATCGAAGACGGCGGCACCGTCGTGCAGGAAACGCGTCTCTACGACCCGGACCGTCGCGAGACGCGCTCCATGCGCAGCAAGGAAGACGCCCACGACTACCGCTATTTCCCCGACCCTGACCTGATGCCGCTCGTGATCGACGCGGCCTGGGTGGAACGCGTGAAGGGCGAGATGCCGGAGCTGCCGGCCGGCATGCAGCGGCGCTTCGTCGAACAGTACGGCGTGACGCCGTATGACGCGGGCGTGCTGACGTCGAGCAAGGCGATGGCTGGGTACTTCGAGGCGGTGGTGGCGAAGGCGGGCGCAGCCCAGTCAAAGGTCGCGGCCAACTGGCTGATGGGCGAAGTGTCGTCGCAGTTGAACCGCGAAGGGCTCGATGTCGAGCAGAGCCCGGTTTCCGCGGCGCAACTCGCATTGCTGCTGCAACGCATTGCGGACGGCACGATCTCGAACAAGATCGCCAAGGAAGTGTTCCTCGCCATGTGGGACGAGAAGGCCACGGACGAAGGCGCGGCCGACCGCATCATCGAGGCGAAGGGTCTCAAGCAGATTTCGGATACCGGCGCGCTCGAAGCGATCATCGACGAAGTGCTGGCCGCCAACCAGAAGTCCGTGGACGAGTACCGCGCGGGCAAGGACAA
It encodes the following:
- the gatC gene encoding Asp-tRNA(Asn)/Glu-tRNA(Gln) amidotransferase subunit GatC, yielding MSLTLNDVKRIAHLARLELPDADAEHTLAQLNEFFGLVEQMQAVDTTGIAPLAHPIEQIEDVALRLRDDAVTETVQRDEYQRVAPAVQDGLYLVPKVIE
- the gatA gene encoding Asp-tRNA(Asn)/Glu-tRNA(Gln) amidotransferase subunit GatA is translated as MHEKSLTELRAALAAKECSAVELAQLYLKRIEAQQGLNAFVQVDPDLTLAQAKAADVRLATGDAGPLTGVPVAHKDVFVTRGWRSTAGSKMLANYVSPFDATVVARLERAGMVCVGKTNMDEFAMGSSNENSAFGAVHNPWDVKAVPGGSSGGSAAAVAARLAPAATATDTGGSIRQPASFSGVTGIKPTYGRVSRYGMIAFASSLDQAGPMARSAADCATLLNAMAGFDERDSTSLVRDDEDYTRYLGKAWSADAADNAAANKPLAGLRIGLPKEYFGAGLAEDVRASVDAALRQYEALGATLVEVSLPKTELSIPVYYVIAPAEASSNLSRFDGVRYGHRAAEYRDLLDMYKKSRAEGFGPEVKRRILVGTYVLSHGYYDAYYLQAQKIRRIIAQDFQEAFRQCDVIMGPVAPSVAWDIGAKGDDPVQMYLADIYTLSVSLAGLPGMSVPCGFGAGANGQRPVGLQIIGNYFNEARMLQVADAFQRVTDWHRKAPGGI
- the gatB gene encoding Asp-tRNA(Asn)/Glu-tRNA(Gln) amidotransferase subunit GatB, which codes for MQWEVVIGLETHAQLSTASKIFSGASTQFGAAPNTQACPVDLALPGVLPVMNRGAVERAIRFGLAIGATVAPRSIFARKNYFYPDLPKGYQISQYEIPVVQGGTVTIQVPANEKTGAAAYEKTINLTRAHLEEDAGKSLHEDFAGMTGIDLNRAGTPLLEIVTEPEMRSAAEAVAYAKALHALVMWLGICDGNMQEGSFRCDANVSVRPVGQKEFGTRAEIKNLNSFRFLEDAINYEVRRQIELIEDGGTVVQETRLYDPDRRETRSMRSKEDAHDYRYFPDPDLMPLVIDAAWVERVKGEMPELPAGMQRRFVEQYGVTPYDAGVLTSSKAMAGYFEAVVAKAGAAQSKVAANWLMGEVSSQLNREGLDVEQSPVSAAQLALLLQRIADGTISNKIAKEVFLAMWDEKATDEGAADRIIEAKGLKQISDTGALEAIIDEVLAANQKSVDEYRAGKDKAFNALIGQAMKATKGKANPQQVNELLKKKLSS